From a single Brassica rapa cultivar Chiifu-401-42 chromosome A01, CAAS_Brap_v3.01, whole genome shotgun sequence genomic region:
- the LOC103830577 gene encoding G-type lectin S-receptor-like serine/threonine-protein kinase At1g61490 isoform X3, translating into MVASSTNPKKLVFGKQMEKKLFTSLLLFTMFSGISFAGITTESPLSIGQTLSSSNEIYELGFFSPPDNSQNQYVGIWFKGIIPRVVVWVANREKPVTDSTAHLAININGSLLLLDGKHGVVWSTRESSASNRSRAELSDEGNLIVTDNVSGRRLWESFENLGDTLLPFSPLTYNLATGEKRVLTSWKSYTDPSLGDVVAHITPQVPSQLFTMRGSTPYYRTGPWAKTRFSGIPLMDETLASPFSFQQDANGSGSFSYVDRSSKLSRLLITSEGTLMRFRHIGTEWEVSYQAPANPCDVYGVCGPFGLCIMSDSPKCKCFKGFVPKFPEEWNRGNWTNGCVRRTELDCQGNSTGEDVNVFHPVANIKPPDFYTFVSSVDAKDCYQSCLHNCSCLAFAHIRGIGCLIWNQELIDVMQFYAGGELLSIRLARSELGMDKKVTRDCYFLHCLISLIFICFFFFFNFSGGNKHKKTILAIAVSISLFVILGSAAYGFYRYKVKHNAIITTDASEDSWRKGLKPQDVPGLNFFEMNTIETATNNFSLSNKLGQGGFGSVYKGKLQDGKEIAVKRLSSSSGQGKEEFMNEIVLISKLQHKNLVRILGCCIEGEERLLIYEFMLNKSLDTFLFDSRKRLEIDWPKRFSIIQGIARGLLYLHRDSRLKVIHRDLKVSNILLDEKMNPKISDFGLARMYQGTEYQDNTRRVVGTLGYMAPEYAWTGTFSEKSDIYSFGVLLLEIISGEKISRFSYGEEGKPLLAYVSMGIVV; encoded by the exons ATGGTCGCTTCTTCAACTAATCCGAAGAAGTTAGTTTTTGGAAAGCAGATGGAGAAGAAGTTATTTACTTCTTTGCTCTTGTTTACCATGTTTTCAGGTATTAGCTTCGCAGGGATAACGACAGAGAGTCCGTTGTCAATAGGACAAACACTCAGCTCCTCTAATGAGATTTATGAATTGGGATTCTTCAGTCCTCCTGATAACTCACAAAATCAGTATGTCGGAATCTGGTTCAAGGGTATCATTCCCCGGGTGGTTGTGTGGGTGGCCAATAGAGAAAAGCCTGTTACAGACTCCACAGCACATCTAGCTATCAACATAAATGGGAGCCTTCTATTATTGGATGGAAAACATGGGGTTGTGTGGTCCACCAGAGAATCTTCTGCATCTAACAGGTCTCGTGCCGAACTTTCAGACGAAGGAAATCTTATTGTCACAGACAATGTTTCAGGAAGAAGGCTATGGGAAAGCTTTGAGAATCTTGGTGATACTCTGCTACCTTTCTCACCCTTGACGTATAATCTAGCCACCGGTGAGAAGCGTGTATTGACCTCTTGGAAAAGTTACACCGACCCATCTCTTGGTGACGTTGTGGCTCATATTACACCGCAGGTGCCATCGCAGCTGTTTACTATGAGAGGCTCGACGCCTTACTATAGAACAGGTCCATGGGCTAAAACAAGGTTCTCCGGGATACCACTAATGGATGAAACATTAGCAAGTCCATTTAGTTTCCAGCAGGATGCAAATGGGTCAGGGTCTTTCTCTTATGTAGATAGAAGCTCAAAGCTTTCACGTCTACTTATAACATCCGAGGGCACTCTGATGAGGTTCCGGCATATTGGGACAGAATGGGAAGTAAGCTATCAGGCTCCAGCCAATCCGTGCGATGTTTACGGTGTATGTGGACCTTTTGGACTGTGCATAATGTCAGATTCTCCAAAGTGTAAATGCTTCAAAGGGTTTGTACCAAAATTCCCTGAGGAATGGAATAGAGGAAACTGGACCAATGGGTGCGTAAGGCGTACTGAACTAGATTGTCAAGGGAACTCTACCGGTGAAGATGTAAATGTCTTCCATCCTGTTGCCAACATAAAGCCTCCAGACTTTTACACGTTTGTAAGTTCTGTGGATGCCAAAGACTGCTACCAAAGTTGCCTCCACAACTGTTCTTGCTTAGCCTTTGCTCATATTCGTGGAATTGGGTGCTTGATATGGAATCAAGAGCTTATAGACGTAATGCAGTTTTATGCGGGAGGGGAGCTTCTTTCCATTCGTCTTGCACGCTCTGAACTAGGTATGGATAAAAAAGTAACACGTGATTGCTACTTCTTGCATTGCTTAATTTctctaatatttatttgtttttttttttttttcaatttctcaGGTGGAAATAAGCACAAGAAAACTATTTTGGCCATTGCTGTTAGCATTTCTCTCTTTGTGATATTGGGTTCTGCTGCGTATGGTTTCTATAGATACAAAGTGAAACATAATG CTATTATAACAACGGATGCCTCAGAAGATTCATGGAGGAAAGGTCTGAAACCACAAGATGTCCCGGGTTTAAATTTCTTTGAGATGAATACCATTGAAACTGCTACCAATAATTTCAGCCTGTCAAATAAACTCGGACAAGGTGGTTTCGGTTCAGTTTACAAG GGAAAGCTGCAGGATGGGAAAGAAATTGCTGTCAAACGGCTTTCTAGCAGCTCGGGGCAGGGAAAAGAGGAGTTTATGAATGAAATAGTGCTCATCTCAAAGCTACAACACAAAAACTTAGTTCGTATTTTGGGATGCTGcattgaaggagaagagaggCTATTGATTTATGAGTTCATGTTGAACAAAAGCCTTGACACTTTTCTCTTTG ATTCAAGAAAAAGGCTTGAGATTGACTGGCCTAAGAGATTCAGTATCATCCAAGGTATTGCGCGTGGACTTCTCTATCTCCACCGTGACTCACGCCTCAAGGTCATTCACCGAGATTTAAAGGTGAGCAATATTCTTTTGGATGAGAAGATGAACCCAAAAATATCAGATTTTGGATTGGCTCGGATGTATCAAGGAACCGAATATCAAGACAACACTCGCAGGGTTGTAGGAACTTT AGGATATATGGCTCCTGAGTATGCATGGACTGGTACGTTCTCAGAGAAGTCAGACATCTACAGCTTCGGAGTTCTATTGTTAGAAATCATCAGCGGAGAGAAAATCTCAAGATTTAGCTATGGCGAAGAAGGAAAACCCCTTCTTGCATATGTAA GCATGGGAATCGTGGTATGA
- the LOC103830568 gene encoding LOW QUALITY PROTEIN: G-type lectin S-receptor-like serine/threonine-protein kinase SD1-29 (The sequence of the model RefSeq protein was modified relative to this genomic sequence to represent the inferred CDS: inserted 1 base in 1 codon) — protein MRKMSMVLFACSLLLIIFPSCGYAAINTSSPLSIGQTLSSPGGFYELGFFSPNNTRNLYVGIWFKEIVPRVVVWVANRDKPVTNSAANLTISSSNGSLILLDGKQDVIWSTGEAFTSTKCHAELQDTGNLVVIDDVSRKTLWQSFENLGDTMVPQSSLMYDLSLGKKRVLTSWKSNRDPSPGGFSLEITPQVPLQGLIRRGSAPYWRTGPWAKTRFTGFPQFDESYVSPFSVVQDLAAGAGSFSYSTLRNFNLSYINLTPEGEMKIYWDQGKRWMHHVTEPEHSCDLYGACGPFGLCVRSSTPKCICVKGFVPKSDEEWRKRNWTSGCVRRKELSCQANSQGKDTDVFYHMNNVKTPDMHQFVSFLDAEMCYQGCLGNCSCTAFAYISGIGCLVWNGKLVDTVQFLSNGETLSLRLARSELAGSSRTKIIVGAITSLSIVAILIFTAFMFWRYRGKQNGETQKNLAFLFSLSQYFVLNEFYTXLVQDAWKDEFEPQDISGVNFFQMHTIRTATDNFSSSNKLGQGGFGPVYKGILLDGKEIAVKRLSSSSGQGTEEFMNEITLISKLQHRNLVRLLGYCIEREEKLLIYEFMVNKSLDIFLFDPTLKLEIDWPKRFNIIQGIARGLLYLHRDSRLRVIHRDLKVSNILLDEEMNPKISDFGLARMFQGTQFQYSTQRVAGTLGYMSPEYAWAGLFSEKSDIYSFGVLMLEIISGEKISRFTFGDERKGLVAYAWESWCESGGFTFLDRDLNHSCKAFEIARCVQVGLLCVQHEAADRPNTLQVMSMITSTTDLPIPKQPIFAVQTQNVETSNDGSMSKDLFSVNDLTHSVIQGR, from the exons ATGAGAAAGATGAGTATGGTTTTATTTGCTTGCTCTCTCTTACTAATCATCTTCCCTTCCTGTGGTTACGCAGCTATAAACACATCAAGCCCCTTGTCAATAGGACAAACTCTGAGCTCCCCTGGTGGGTTCTATGAGTTAGGCTTCTTCAGTCCTAATAATACCCGGAATCTGTATGTTGGGATCTGGTTCAAGGAAATTGTTCCTCGGGTGGTTGTGTGGGTGGCTAACAGAGACAAACCAGTTACAAACTCTGCGGCAAATCTCACCATCAGCAGCAGCAACGGTAGCCTGATCTTGCTTGATGGGAAACAAGATGTTATTTGGTCAACAGGAGAGGCTTTCACATCTACCAAGTGTCATGCCGAGCTTCAAGACACCGGAAACCTTGTTGTTATCGATGATGTTTCAAGAAAAACTCTGTGGCAAAGCTTCGAGAATCTTGGTGATACTATGGTGCCTCAGTCATCGTTGATGTATGATCTCTCCCTCGGCAAGAAGCGTGTATTGACCTCATGGAAAAGTAACAGAGATCCTTCTCCTGGGGGCTTCTCACTGGAGATCACACCACAAGTCCCCTTGCAAGGCCTTATAAGAAGAGGCTCAGCGCCTTACTGGAGAACTGGTCCATGGGCGAAAACAAGATTCACTGGCTTTCCACAGTTTGATGAATCATATGTGAGTCCATTCTCCGTTGTCCAGGATTTAGCAGCTGGTGCAGGATCTTTCTCTTACTCCACGTTAAGAAACTTCAACCTATCGTATATTAACCTAACACCGGAGGGGGAAATGAAGATTTACTGGGATCAAGGCAAAAGATGGATGCATCACGTTACGGAGCCAGAACACTCATGTGATTTATACGGTGCTTGTGGGCCTTTTGGTCTGTGTGTGAGATCCAGCACCCCGAAGTGTATATGCGTGAAAGGGTTTGTACCAAAGTCAGATGAGGAGTGGAGAAAAAGGAACTGGACAAGTGGGTGTGTGAGACGTAAAGAGCTATCTTGCCAGGCGAACTCTCAAGGAAAAGATACAGACGTCTTCTATCATATGAACAATGTAAAGACTCCGGATATGCACCAATTTGTAAGCTTTCTCGACGCAGAAATGTGCTACCAAGGTTGTCTAGGCAACTGTTCTTGCACAGCATTTGCCTATATAAGTGGAATTGGATGCTTAGTATGGAATGGAAAGCTAGTAGACACCGTTCAGTTTTTGTCTAATGGAGAAACTCTCTCCCTCCGTCTCGCACGTTCAGAATTGG CTGGAAGCAGTCGAACCAAGATTATAGTAGGTGCTATCACCAGCCTTTCCATTGTCGCAATATTGATCTTTACCGCATTTATGTTCTGGAGATACAGAGGGAAACAAAATGGTGAGACACAGAAAAACTTAGCATTTTTGTTTTCCTTGTCCCAGTATTTTGTTCTTAATGAGTTTTACA AACTGGTGCAAGATGCATGGAAGGATGAGTTTGAGCCACAAGATATATCAGGCGTAAATTTCTTTCAGATGCATACTATACGAACCGCCACCGATAACTTCAGTTCCTCAAACAAACTTGGTCAAGGTGGATTTGGACCAGTGTACAAG GGAATCCTGCTAGATGGGAAGGAAATAGCCGTTAAACGCCTTTCTAGTAGCTCTGGTCAGGGTACAGAGGAGTTTATGAATGAAATAACATTAATCTCAAAACTACAACATAGAAACTTGGTTCGGCTTTTGGGATACTGCatagaaagagaagaaaagctATTGATTTATGAGTTTATGGTGAACAAAAGCCTCGATATCTTTCTATTTG ATCCAACTCTGAAGCTTGAGATCGACTGGCCAAAGAGATTCAACATCATTCAAGGTATTGCGCGTGGACTTCTCTATCTCCACCGTGACTCACGCCTTAGGGTCATTCACCGAGATCTGAAGGTTAGCAATATTCTCCTGGATGAGGAGATGAACCCGAAAATATCGGATTTTGGATTGGCTCGGATGTTTCAGGGAACCCAATTTCAGTACAGCACTCAAAGGGTTGCAGGAACTTT AGGATACATGTCTCCTGAGTATGCATGGGCAGGGTTGTTCTCTGAGAAGTCTGACATCTATAGCTTTGGAGTTCTGATGTTGGAAATCATCAGCGGAGAGAAGATTTCAAGGTTCACCTTTGGTGATGAGCGCAAAGGTCTTGTTGCATAT GCTTGGGAATCTTGGTGCGAGTCCGGGGGATTTACTTTTCTGGATAGAGATCTTAATCATTCGTGCAAAGCATTTGAAATTGCCAGATGTGTTCAGGTTGGTCTTCTCTGTGTACAACACGAAGCTGCAGACAGACCAAACACTCTTCAAGTAATGTCTATGATTACTTCAACAACAGATCTTCCCATTCCGAAGCAGCCAATATTTGCTGTGCAAACTCAAAATGTGGAAACTTCGAACGATGGGTCAATGTCTAAAGATCTTTTCTCTGTCAATGACTTGACACACTCTGTGATCCAAGGGCGATAA
- the LOC108871938 gene encoding uncharacterized protein LOC108871938 produces MGGNRSHSSKRFSLFSFFKPRRSHRVEADASWDDSVYTRKALASDEDKPYCVAEPGINRKASAFIAKFHATRVSESERQTLSPYQSEKA; encoded by the coding sequence ATGGGAGGAAACAGATCACACAGTAGCAAGAGGTTCTCTCTCTTCAGTTTCTTTAAGCCACGAAGATCTCACAGAGTGGAAGCAGACGCCTCTTGGGATGACTCCGTTTACACTCGAAAAGCATTGGCTAGTGACGAAGACAAACCTTATTGTGTGGCTGAACCAGGTATCAACCGTAAGGCTTCTGCCTTTATCGCCAAGTTCCATGCAACTCGTGTCTCTGAGTCTGAGCGACAAACTCTCTCTCCTTACCAATCCGAGAAGGCATGA
- the LOC103830577 gene encoding G-type lectin S-receptor-like serine/threonine-protein kinase At1g61490 isoform X1 — MVASSTNPKKLVFGKQMEKKLFTSLLLFTMFSGISFAGITTESPLSIGQTLSSSNEIYELGFFSPPDNSQNQYVGIWFKGIIPRVVVWVANREKPVTDSTAHLAININGSLLLLDGKHGVVWSTRESSASNRSRAELSDEGNLIVTDNVSGRRLWESFENLGDTLLPFSPLTYNLATGEKRVLTSWKSYTDPSLGDVVAHITPQVPSQLFTMRGSTPYYRTGPWAKTRFSGIPLMDETLASPFSFQQDANGSGSFSYVDRSSKLSRLLITSEGTLMRFRHIGTEWEVSYQAPANPCDVYGVCGPFGLCIMSDSPKCKCFKGFVPKFPEEWNRGNWTNGCVRRTELDCQGNSTGEDVNVFHPVANIKPPDFYTFVSSVDAKDCYQSCLHNCSCLAFAHIRGIGCLIWNQELIDVMQFYAGGELLSIRLARSELGMDKKVTRDCYFLHCLISLIFICFFFFFNFSGGNKHKKTILAIAVSISLFVILGSAAYGFYRYKVKHNAIITTDASEDSWRKGLKPQDVPGLNFFEMNTIETATNNFSLSNKLGQGGFGSVYKGKLQDGKEIAVKRLSSSSGQGKEEFMNEIVLISKLQHKNLVRILGCCIEGEERLLIYEFMLNKSLDTFLFDSRKRLEIDWPKRFSIIQGIARGLLYLHRDSRLKVIHRDLKVSNILLDEKMNPKISDFGLARMYQGTEYQDNTRRVVGTLGYMAPEYAWTGTFSEKSDIYSFGVLLLEIISGEKISRFSYGEEGKPLLAYAWESWYENGGIDLLDKDVANTCQPLEVKRCVQIGLLCVQHQPADRPNTLELLSLLTTTSDLQSPEQPTFSLHKRDDRYLCKGLSTVNEITQSAILGR; from the exons ATGGTCGCTTCTTCAACTAATCCGAAGAAGTTAGTTTTTGGAAAGCAGATGGAGAAGAAGTTATTTACTTCTTTGCTCTTGTTTACCATGTTTTCAGGTATTAGCTTCGCAGGGATAACGACAGAGAGTCCGTTGTCAATAGGACAAACACTCAGCTCCTCTAATGAGATTTATGAATTGGGATTCTTCAGTCCTCCTGATAACTCACAAAATCAGTATGTCGGAATCTGGTTCAAGGGTATCATTCCCCGGGTGGTTGTGTGGGTGGCCAATAGAGAAAAGCCTGTTACAGACTCCACAGCACATCTAGCTATCAACATAAATGGGAGCCTTCTATTATTGGATGGAAAACATGGGGTTGTGTGGTCCACCAGAGAATCTTCTGCATCTAACAGGTCTCGTGCCGAACTTTCAGACGAAGGAAATCTTATTGTCACAGACAATGTTTCAGGAAGAAGGCTATGGGAAAGCTTTGAGAATCTTGGTGATACTCTGCTACCTTTCTCACCCTTGACGTATAATCTAGCCACCGGTGAGAAGCGTGTATTGACCTCTTGGAAAAGTTACACCGACCCATCTCTTGGTGACGTTGTGGCTCATATTACACCGCAGGTGCCATCGCAGCTGTTTACTATGAGAGGCTCGACGCCTTACTATAGAACAGGTCCATGGGCTAAAACAAGGTTCTCCGGGATACCACTAATGGATGAAACATTAGCAAGTCCATTTAGTTTCCAGCAGGATGCAAATGGGTCAGGGTCTTTCTCTTATGTAGATAGAAGCTCAAAGCTTTCACGTCTACTTATAACATCCGAGGGCACTCTGATGAGGTTCCGGCATATTGGGACAGAATGGGAAGTAAGCTATCAGGCTCCAGCCAATCCGTGCGATGTTTACGGTGTATGTGGACCTTTTGGACTGTGCATAATGTCAGATTCTCCAAAGTGTAAATGCTTCAAAGGGTTTGTACCAAAATTCCCTGAGGAATGGAATAGAGGAAACTGGACCAATGGGTGCGTAAGGCGTACTGAACTAGATTGTCAAGGGAACTCTACCGGTGAAGATGTAAATGTCTTCCATCCTGTTGCCAACATAAAGCCTCCAGACTTTTACACGTTTGTAAGTTCTGTGGATGCCAAAGACTGCTACCAAAGTTGCCTCCACAACTGTTCTTGCTTAGCCTTTGCTCATATTCGTGGAATTGGGTGCTTGATATGGAATCAAGAGCTTATAGACGTAATGCAGTTTTATGCGGGAGGGGAGCTTCTTTCCATTCGTCTTGCACGCTCTGAACTAGGTATGGATAAAAAAGTAACACGTGATTGCTACTTCTTGCATTGCTTAATTTctctaatatttatttgtttttttttttttttcaatttctcaGGTGGAAATAAGCACAAGAAAACTATTTTGGCCATTGCTGTTAGCATTTCTCTCTTTGTGATATTGGGTTCTGCTGCGTATGGTTTCTATAGATACAAAGTGAAACATAATG CTATTATAACAACGGATGCCTCAGAAGATTCATGGAGGAAAGGTCTGAAACCACAAGATGTCCCGGGTTTAAATTTCTTTGAGATGAATACCATTGAAACTGCTACCAATAATTTCAGCCTGTCAAATAAACTCGGACAAGGTGGTTTCGGTTCAGTTTACAAG GGAAAGCTGCAGGATGGGAAAGAAATTGCTGTCAAACGGCTTTCTAGCAGCTCGGGGCAGGGAAAAGAGGAGTTTATGAATGAAATAGTGCTCATCTCAAAGCTACAACACAAAAACTTAGTTCGTATTTTGGGATGCTGcattgaaggagaagagaggCTATTGATTTATGAGTTCATGTTGAACAAAAGCCTTGACACTTTTCTCTTTG ATTCAAGAAAAAGGCTTGAGATTGACTGGCCTAAGAGATTCAGTATCATCCAAGGTATTGCGCGTGGACTTCTCTATCTCCACCGTGACTCACGCCTCAAGGTCATTCACCGAGATTTAAAGGTGAGCAATATTCTTTTGGATGAGAAGATGAACCCAAAAATATCAGATTTTGGATTGGCTCGGATGTATCAAGGAACCGAATATCAAGACAACACTCGCAGGGTTGTAGGAACTTT AGGATATATGGCTCCTGAGTATGCATGGACTGGTACGTTCTCAGAGAAGTCAGACATCTACAGCTTCGGAGTTCTATTGTTAGAAATCATCAGCGGAGAGAAAATCTCAAGATTTAGCTATGGCGAAGAAGGAAAACCCCTTCTTGCATAT GCATGGGAATCGTGGTATGAAAATGGAGGAATTGATCTTTTGGATAAAGATGTTGCTAACACATGTCAGCCATTAGAAGTTAAGAGATGTGTTCAGATTGGTCTGCTCTGTGTTCAGCATCAACCTGCAGACAGACCCAATACACTTGAATTGCTGTCTCTGCTCACCACTACATCAGACCTTCAATCACCAGAACAACCCACATTTTCACTGCACAAGAGAGATGACAGATACTTGTGTAAGGGTTTGAGCACTGTTAATGAGATAACACAATCTGCTATCCTTGGGCGTTAA
- the LOC103830577 gene encoding G-type lectin S-receptor-like serine/threonine-protein kinase At1g61490 isoform X2, with protein MVASSTNPKKLVFGKQMEKKLFTSLLLFTMFSGISFAGITTESPLSIGQTLSSSNEIYELGFFSPPDNSQNQYVGIWFKGIIPRVVVWVANREKPVTDSTAHLAININGSLLLLDGKHGVVWSTRESSASNRSRAELSDEGNLIVTDNVSGRRLWESFENLGDTLLPFSPLTYNLATGEKRVLTSWKSYTDPSLGDVVAHITPQVPSQLFTMRGSTPYYRTGPWAKTRFSGIPLMDETLASPFSFQQDANGSGSFSYVDRSSKLSRLLITSEGTLMRFRHIGTEWEVSYQAPANPCDVYGVCGPFGLCIMSDSPKCKCFKGFVPKFPEEWNRGNWTNGCVRRTELDCQGNSTGEDVNVFHPVANIKPPDFYTFVSSVDAKDCYQSCLHNCSCLAFAHIRGIGCLIWNQELIDVMQFYAGGELLSIRLARSELGGNKHKKTILAIAVSISLFVILGSAAYGFYRYKVKHNAIITTDASEDSWRKGLKPQDVPGLNFFEMNTIETATNNFSLSNKLGQGGFGSVYKGKLQDGKEIAVKRLSSSSGQGKEEFMNEIVLISKLQHKNLVRILGCCIEGEERLLIYEFMLNKSLDTFLFDSRKRLEIDWPKRFSIIQGIARGLLYLHRDSRLKVIHRDLKVSNILLDEKMNPKISDFGLARMYQGTEYQDNTRRVVGTLGYMAPEYAWTGTFSEKSDIYSFGVLLLEIISGEKISRFSYGEEGKPLLAYAWESWYENGGIDLLDKDVANTCQPLEVKRCVQIGLLCVQHQPADRPNTLELLSLLTTTSDLQSPEQPTFSLHKRDDRYLCKGLSTVNEITQSAILGR; from the exons ATGGTCGCTTCTTCAACTAATCCGAAGAAGTTAGTTTTTGGAAAGCAGATGGAGAAGAAGTTATTTACTTCTTTGCTCTTGTTTACCATGTTTTCAGGTATTAGCTTCGCAGGGATAACGACAGAGAGTCCGTTGTCAATAGGACAAACACTCAGCTCCTCTAATGAGATTTATGAATTGGGATTCTTCAGTCCTCCTGATAACTCACAAAATCAGTATGTCGGAATCTGGTTCAAGGGTATCATTCCCCGGGTGGTTGTGTGGGTGGCCAATAGAGAAAAGCCTGTTACAGACTCCACAGCACATCTAGCTATCAACATAAATGGGAGCCTTCTATTATTGGATGGAAAACATGGGGTTGTGTGGTCCACCAGAGAATCTTCTGCATCTAACAGGTCTCGTGCCGAACTTTCAGACGAAGGAAATCTTATTGTCACAGACAATGTTTCAGGAAGAAGGCTATGGGAAAGCTTTGAGAATCTTGGTGATACTCTGCTACCTTTCTCACCCTTGACGTATAATCTAGCCACCGGTGAGAAGCGTGTATTGACCTCTTGGAAAAGTTACACCGACCCATCTCTTGGTGACGTTGTGGCTCATATTACACCGCAGGTGCCATCGCAGCTGTTTACTATGAGAGGCTCGACGCCTTACTATAGAACAGGTCCATGGGCTAAAACAAGGTTCTCCGGGATACCACTAATGGATGAAACATTAGCAAGTCCATTTAGTTTCCAGCAGGATGCAAATGGGTCAGGGTCTTTCTCTTATGTAGATAGAAGCTCAAAGCTTTCACGTCTACTTATAACATCCGAGGGCACTCTGATGAGGTTCCGGCATATTGGGACAGAATGGGAAGTAAGCTATCAGGCTCCAGCCAATCCGTGCGATGTTTACGGTGTATGTGGACCTTTTGGACTGTGCATAATGTCAGATTCTCCAAAGTGTAAATGCTTCAAAGGGTTTGTACCAAAATTCCCTGAGGAATGGAATAGAGGAAACTGGACCAATGGGTGCGTAAGGCGTACTGAACTAGATTGTCAAGGGAACTCTACCGGTGAAGATGTAAATGTCTTCCATCCTGTTGCCAACATAAAGCCTCCAGACTTTTACACGTTTGTAAGTTCTGTGGATGCCAAAGACTGCTACCAAAGTTGCCTCCACAACTGTTCTTGCTTAGCCTTTGCTCATATTCGTGGAATTGGGTGCTTGATATGGAATCAAGAGCTTATAGACGTAATGCAGTTTTATGCGGGAGGGGAGCTTCTTTCCATTCGTCTTGCACGCTCTGAACTAG GTGGAAATAAGCACAAGAAAACTATTTTGGCCATTGCTGTTAGCATTTCTCTCTTTGTGATATTGGGTTCTGCTGCGTATGGTTTCTATAGATACAAAGTGAAACATAATG CTATTATAACAACGGATGCCTCAGAAGATTCATGGAGGAAAGGTCTGAAACCACAAGATGTCCCGGGTTTAAATTTCTTTGAGATGAATACCATTGAAACTGCTACCAATAATTTCAGCCTGTCAAATAAACTCGGACAAGGTGGTTTCGGTTCAGTTTACAAG GGAAAGCTGCAGGATGGGAAAGAAATTGCTGTCAAACGGCTTTCTAGCAGCTCGGGGCAGGGAAAAGAGGAGTTTATGAATGAAATAGTGCTCATCTCAAAGCTACAACACAAAAACTTAGTTCGTATTTTGGGATGCTGcattgaaggagaagagaggCTATTGATTTATGAGTTCATGTTGAACAAAAGCCTTGACACTTTTCTCTTTG ATTCAAGAAAAAGGCTTGAGATTGACTGGCCTAAGAGATTCAGTATCATCCAAGGTATTGCGCGTGGACTTCTCTATCTCCACCGTGACTCACGCCTCAAGGTCATTCACCGAGATTTAAAGGTGAGCAATATTCTTTTGGATGAGAAGATGAACCCAAAAATATCAGATTTTGGATTGGCTCGGATGTATCAAGGAACCGAATATCAAGACAACACTCGCAGGGTTGTAGGAACTTT AGGATATATGGCTCCTGAGTATGCATGGACTGGTACGTTCTCAGAGAAGTCAGACATCTACAGCTTCGGAGTTCTATTGTTAGAAATCATCAGCGGAGAGAAAATCTCAAGATTTAGCTATGGCGAAGAAGGAAAACCCCTTCTTGCATAT GCATGGGAATCGTGGTATGAAAATGGAGGAATTGATCTTTTGGATAAAGATGTTGCTAACACATGTCAGCCATTAGAAGTTAAGAGATGTGTTCAGATTGGTCTGCTCTGTGTTCAGCATCAACCTGCAGACAGACCCAATACACTTGAATTGCTGTCTCTGCTCACCACTACATCAGACCTTCAATCACCAGAACAACCCACATTTTCACTGCACAAGAGAGATGACAGATACTTGTGTAAGGGTTTGAGCACTGTTAATGAGATAACACAATCTGCTATCCTTGGGCGTTAA